One genomic window of Carassius auratus strain Wakin chromosome 14, ASM336829v1, whole genome shotgun sequence includes the following:
- the LOC113113856 gene encoding serine/threonine-protein phosphatase 2A 55 kDa regulatory subunit B beta isoform-like isoform X2, with protein MEEESDSRKINNSFLRDHNYATEADIISTVEFNSTGELLATGDKGGRVVVFQREQESKNQPHRRGEYNVYSTFQSHEPEFDYLKSLEIEEKINKIRWLPQQNAAYFLLSTNDKTVKLWKISERDKRPEGYNLKDEDGRIRDPATITSLRVPVLRPMDLMVEATPRRVFSNAHTYHINSISVNSDYETFMSTDDLRINLWNLEITNRSFNIVDIKPANMEELTEVITAAEFHPHQCNTFVYSSSKGSIRLCDMRASALCDNHSKFFEEPEDPSNRSFFSEIISSISDVKFSHSGRYLMTRDYLTVKVWDLNMESRPLETYQVHDYLRSKLCSLYENDCIFDKFECVWNGSDSVIMTGSYNNFFRMFDRNTKRDVTLEASRENSKPRAILKPRKVCVGGKRRKDEISVDSLDFSKKILHTAWHPYENIIAVAATNNLYIFQDKVN; from the exons CTGACATCATCTCTACTGTGGAGTTCAACTCTACTGGAGAGCTCTTGGCCACAGGAGACAAGGGAGGAAGAGTTGTGGTTTTCCAAAGGGAACAAGAG AGCAAGAACCAGCCTCACAGACGTGGGGAGTATAATGTTTACAGCACCTTTCAGAGTCACGAGCCGGAGTTTGACTACCTGAAGAGTTTAGAGATTGAGGAGAAAATCAACAAGATACGCTGGCTGCCTCAGCAGAATGCTGCCTACTTCCTGCTCTCCACCAATG ATAAAACTGTGAAACTGTGGAAGATCAGTGAGAGGGATAAAAGACCGGAGGGATATAACCTGAAGGATGAAGACGGAAGAATCAGAGACCCGGCCACCATCACCTCGTTACGG GTGCCAGTGTTGCGGCCCATGGACCTCATGGTTGAGGCCACACCTCGGAGAGTATTTTCCAATGCGCACACATACCACATCAACTCCATCTCTGTCAACAGCGACTATGAGACCTTTATGTCCACTGATGACTTGAGGATCAACCTGTGGAACCTAGAGATCACAAACAGAAGCTTCA ACATTGTAGACATAAAGCCAGCGAACATGGAGGAGCTGACGGAGGTGATAACAGCAGCAGAGTTTCACCCTCACCAGTGCAACACCTTCGTCTACAGTAGCAGTAAAGGCTCCATACGTCTGTGTGACATGAGGGCATCAGCGCTCTGTGACAACCACTCAAAAT TTTTCGAGGAGCCAGAAGACCCAAGCAATCGCTCCTTTTTCTCTGAAATCATCTCCTCCATCTCTGACGTAAAGTTCAGCCACAGTGGGCGGTACCTGATGACACGGGACTACCTGACAGTGAAGGTCTGGGATCTCAACATGGAGAGCAGACCACTGGAAACCTATCAG GTCCACGATTACCTAAGAAGTAAGCTGTGTTCGCTGTATGAGAATGATTGCATCTTCGACAAATTTGAATGTGTTTGGAATGGATCAGACAG TGTGATCATGACCGGCTCTTACAACAACTTCTTCCGAATGTTCGACCGTAATACGAAGCGTGACGTGACTCTGGAGGCGTCCCGGGAGAACAGCAAGCCTCGGGCGATCCTGAAACCAAGGAAGGTGTGTGTGGGAGGAAAGCGTCGCAAAGATGAAATCAGTGTGGACAGCCTGGACTTTAGCAAGAAAATCCTCCACACTGCCTGGCATCCTTATGAGAACATCATCGCTGTGGCAGCCACCAATAACCTTTACATATTCCAAGATAAGGTCAACTAG
- the LOC113113856 gene encoding serine/threonine-protein phosphatase 2A 55 kDa regulatory subunit B beta isoform isoform X1 has protein sequence MKCFSRYLPYLFRPPSILLSSSCHTEADIISTVEFNSTGELLATGDKGGRVVVFQREQESKNQPHRRGEYNVYSTFQSHEPEFDYLKSLEIEEKINKIRWLPQQNAAYFLLSTNDKTVKLWKISERDKRPEGYNLKDEDGRIRDPATITSLRVPVLRPMDLMVEATPRRVFSNAHTYHINSISVNSDYETFMSTDDLRINLWNLEITNRSFNIVDIKPANMEELTEVITAAEFHPHQCNTFVYSSSKGSIRLCDMRASALCDNHSKFFEEPEDPSNRSFFSEIISSISDVKFSHSGRYLMTRDYLTVKVWDLNMESRPLETYQVHDYLRSKLCSLYENDCIFDKFECVWNGSDSVIMTGSYNNFFRMFDRNTKRDVTLEASRENSKPRAILKPRKVCVGGKRRKDEISVDSLDFSKKILHTAWHPYENIIAVAATNNLYIFQDKVN, from the exons CTGACATCATCTCTACTGTGGAGTTCAACTCTACTGGAGAGCTCTTGGCCACAGGAGACAAGGGAGGAAGAGTTGTGGTTTTCCAAAGGGAACAAGAG AGCAAGAACCAGCCTCACAGACGTGGGGAGTATAATGTTTACAGCACCTTTCAGAGTCACGAGCCGGAGTTTGACTACCTGAAGAGTTTAGAGATTGAGGAGAAAATCAACAAGATACGCTGGCTGCCTCAGCAGAATGCTGCCTACTTCCTGCTCTCCACCAATG ATAAAACTGTGAAACTGTGGAAGATCAGTGAGAGGGATAAAAGACCGGAGGGATATAACCTGAAGGATGAAGACGGAAGAATCAGAGACCCGGCCACCATCACCTCGTTACGG GTGCCAGTGTTGCGGCCCATGGACCTCATGGTTGAGGCCACACCTCGGAGAGTATTTTCCAATGCGCACACATACCACATCAACTCCATCTCTGTCAACAGCGACTATGAGACCTTTATGTCCACTGATGACTTGAGGATCAACCTGTGGAACCTAGAGATCACAAACAGAAGCTTCA ACATTGTAGACATAAAGCCAGCGAACATGGAGGAGCTGACGGAGGTGATAACAGCAGCAGAGTTTCACCCTCACCAGTGCAACACCTTCGTCTACAGTAGCAGTAAAGGCTCCATACGTCTGTGTGACATGAGGGCATCAGCGCTCTGTGACAACCACTCAAAAT TTTTCGAGGAGCCAGAAGACCCAAGCAATCGCTCCTTTTTCTCTGAAATCATCTCCTCCATCTCTGACGTAAAGTTCAGCCACAGTGGGCGGTACCTGATGACACGGGACTACCTGACAGTGAAGGTCTGGGATCTCAACATGGAGAGCAGACCACTGGAAACCTATCAG GTCCACGATTACCTAAGAAGTAAGCTGTGTTCGCTGTATGAGAATGATTGCATCTTCGACAAATTTGAATGTGTTTGGAATGGATCAGACAG TGTGATCATGACCGGCTCTTACAACAACTTCTTCCGAATGTTCGACCGTAATACGAAGCGTGACGTGACTCTGGAGGCGTCCCGGGAGAACAGCAAGCCTCGGGCGATCCTGAAACCAAGGAAGGTGTGTGTGGGAGGAAAGCGTCGCAAAGATGAAATCAGTGTGGACAGCCTGGACTTTAGCAAGAAAATCCTCCACACTGCCTGGCATCCTTATGAGAACATCATCGCTGTGGCAGCCACCAATAACCTTTACATATTCCAAGATAAGGTCAACTAG
- the LOC113113859 gene encoding probable G-protein coupled receptor 151 encodes MDKLPVMNISAGNSSVDRRSFLERGGYQHLDHGDLRVLIPVVLGVICVLGFTGNVTAMGVLITNARKSKLSLINALILNLMLADGLVLAFAVPFKATAYSRASWTLGLFVCKTCDWFLHSCMAAKSFTVAIMAKACYRYVSNPTKQVSIRLKTILVVLLFTWLLACVVPIPQWLFSTLQREASGMICVQAVPVDAHDFMSVYVKVYPLLAYCTPLSFALLYFWKAYGRCQRRSSKTQNLRTQIRSRKLTLMVFSLMVAMATMWLPQWVSWVWMRHALETDGAFPPVLFTLSAQLLMFSISLVNPLIVLALSEEFREGYIGLWRRLTLRKQLPKQHKPGPHTPTAPKSPTPRPERSAHLPPHQPGRTEEQKSEEQLDQSGGLQESPTNKVGIALQDVEQFWQERETGSHSHENDPVPWEHQDPKEGKK; translated from the coding sequence ATGGACAAGTTACCTGTTATGAACATCAGCGCCGGGAACAGTTCCGTGGATAGACGCTCGTTTCTGGAGAGAGGTGGATATCAGCACCTGGATCACGGAGATCTGAGGGTCTTGATTCCAGTGGTGCTGGGAGTCATCTGCGTCCTAGGATTCACAGGGAATGTTACGGCTATGGGAGTCCTGATCACCAATGCGCGTAAAAGTAAGCTGTCCTTGATCAACGCACTCATCCTCAACCTCATGCTAGCTGATGGTCTGGTCCTGGCATTTGCTGTCCCCTTCAAAGCCACTGCTTATTCCCGTGCCAGCTGGACCTTGGGTTTGTTTGTCTGTAAGACCTGTGACTGGTTCTTGCACTCATGTATGGCTGCAAAGAGCTTTACTGTGGCCATCATGGCCAAAGCTTGCTACAGGTATGTCAGTAACCCCACCAAGCAGGTAAGCATCCGTTTGAAGACTATCCTGGTAGTCCTACTCTTTACTTGGCTCTTGGCTTGTGTGGTCCCCATTCCCCAGTGGCTTTTTTCCACCCTGCAAAGAGAAGCAAGTGGAATGATTTGTGTTCAAGCAGTGCCAGTCGATGCCCATGATTTCATGTCTGTGTACGTCAAGGTGTACCCTCTCCTGGCCTACTGCACGCCTTTGAGTTTCGCCCTACTTTATTTTTGGAAAGCATATGGACGATGCCAGCGCAGGTCCAGCAAGACCCAGAACCTACGAACGCAGATCCGATCCCGCAAACTCACCCTGATGGTGTTCAGCCTGATGGTGGCCATGGCCACCATGTGGCTTCCACAATGGGTGTCCTGGGTTTGGATGCGGCATGCCCTAGAGACTGATGGTGCATTTCCTCCAGTCCTCTTCACGCTCTCCGCCCAGCTCCTCATGTTCTCCATCTCTCTAGTCAATCCTCTCATCGTTCTTGCCCTGTCTGAGGAGTTCAGGGAGGGCTACATTGGCTTGTGGCGAAGGCTCACCCTCCGCAAACAACTGCCGAAACAACACAAGCCAGGACCACACACCCCGACTGCCCCAAAGTCACCCACCCCAAGACCCGAAAGGTCAGCCCACCTCCCTCCACACCAGCCTGGGCGAACAGAGGAGCAAAAGTCTGAAGAACAACTGGACCAGAGTGGAGGACTGCAGGAGAGCCCGACCAACAAGGTTGGAATAGCACTGCAAGATGTAGAGCAGTTCTGGCAGGAGAGGGAGACTGGCTCCCACTCACACGAAAATGATCCTGTGCCCTGGGAACATCAGGATcccaaagaaggaaaaaaataa